The DNA region CCGCCACCACATCCTCCCCCTGGGCGTTGACCAGGAACTCCCCGTAGAGACGCCTCTCGCCGGTGGAGGGGTCCCGGGTGAAGCAGACTCCGGTGCCGCAGTCGTCCCCCAGGTTGCCGTAGACCATGGAGACCACGCAGACCGCGGTGCCCAGGTCATCGGGGATCTGGTGGATGCTTCGGTAGGTCACCGCCCGAGGAGTGTTCCAGCTCTTGAACACCGCCTCCACCGCCAGGCGAAGCTGCTCCCAGGGATCGGTGGGGAACTTTATCCCCTTGGAGTCCAGTAGCCTGAGGTAGCTTTCAACCAGCTTCCTGAGGGACTGGTGGGTCAGCTCGTGGTCGTAGGAACACCCCTGCCCCCCCTTGACCCGGGAGAGGAGGAACTCGAACTCCCCTATATCAACCCCTAGCACCACGTCGGAGAACATCTGGATGAACCGCCGATAGCTGTCCCAGGCGAACCGCTGATCCCCCGACGCGGCAGCCAACGCGTCCACCGTGGCCTCGTTGAGCCCCAGATTGAGGATGGTGTCCATCATGCCCGGCATGGACACGGGCGCACCGGACCGGACGGACACCAGGAGTGGATTCTCGGCGCCCCCGAAGGCCTTCCCGGTCCTCTCCTCCAGCTTGGACACCGCATCCCTAACCTGGGGCCATATGGAATCCATCAACCCCTCCGGATCGGACCAGTAGGCCTTGCAAGCCTCGGTGGTGATGATGAACCCCGGAGGCACCGGGAGCCCTATGTTCCACATCTGGGCCAGGTTGGCCCCCTTGCCCCCTAGAAGGCCCTTCATATCCGCCCTGCCCTCTTCGTACTGGTAGACCCACTTCCTATCCGTCATCGCAACGACCTCCCCAGCTTATCTATTCTTCTCTCAAACAGCAGGAGAAAAGCCTACTTGCCAACGTAATCCAGGATCTCCTGGGCGGTCTCCTCTATGGCCCGGTTGGTCACGTCGAAGATTCGACACCCCACCCTCCGCATTATGGACTTGGCGAAGTTAAGCTCCTCCTCCACCCTCTCCCACTGGGCGTAGGATGACACGTCCGCGTCCAACCCGAGGACCTTCAACCTCTCCCGCCTTATCTGGATCAGCTTCTCGGGGGCTATTATCAGCCCCACCACCCTCTCGGATGGCACCTTGAACAGCTCCTCCGGGGGATCCGCCTCGGGCACCAGGGGCACGTTGGCGGTGGCGATCCCCTTGTGGGCCAGGTACATGGAAAGCGGCGTCTTGCTGGTCCTGGATACCCCTATAACCACCAGCTCCGCCTCCCCAAGCATCTCCGGGGACTTGCCGTCGTCGCACCTTATGGCGAACTCTATGGCCTTCACCCGGCGGAAGTACTCCTCGTCCATGCGCCTCAAGAGCCCCGGGGTCTCCAGGGGCTTCCGGTTGAGCCGGCGGCCCAGGATGTCCAGGATGGGGCCAAGGATGTCCACCACCTCGTTCCCCTGCTCCAGGGCCCTCTGTACGAACCAGTGCCTCAGACCGTGGTCCACCAGGGTGCAGACCAGGACCGCGTTCCTCTCCGCCGCGGCCCTCAGGACCTCCATCCCCTTCTCCTGGTCGCTCACGTAACGGAACCGCACCAGGCTCACCGCGTCGGGGCCAAACTGGCTCACCGCCGCCCGGGCCACGTGCTCCGCGG from Thermanaerovibrio acidaminovorans DSM 6589 includes:
- a CDS encoding pyruvate, water dikinase regulatory protein, coding for MSQDSVELYVVSDFTGETAEHVARAAVSQFGPDAVSLVRFRYVSDQEKGMEVLRAAAERNAVLVCTLVDHGLRHWFVQRALEQGNEVVDILGPILDILGRRLNRKPLETPGLLRRMDEEYFRRVKAIEFAIRCDDGKSPEMLGEAELVVIGVSRTSKTPLSMYLAHKGIATANVPLVPEADPPEELFKVPSERVVGLIIAPEKLIQIRRERLKVLGLDADVSSYAQWERVEEELNFAKSIMRRVGCRIFDVTNRAIEETAQEILDYVGK